Proteins encoded in a region of the Gammaproteobacteria bacterium genome:
- a CDS encoding nucleotide pyrophosphohydrolase: protein MAHSELQELRQQLADFARARDWEQFHSPKNLSMALAVEAAELLEIFQWQTEQQTREADEQTRARVAEELADILLYSLQLSDRLGIDLLQAAQAKLIRNGEKYPADQVRGSARKYTEY from the coding sequence ATGGCACATAGCGAATTACAGGAATTACGGCAGCAGCTCGCGGATTTCGCCAGGGCAAGGGACTGGGAGCAGTTCCACTCCCCCAAGAACCTGTCCATGGCGCTGGCAGTGGAAGCGGCCGAATTGCTGGAGATATTTCAGTGGCAGACTGAACAGCAGACCCGCGAGGCGGATGAACAGACCCGGGCCCGGGTGGCCGAGGAACTTGCTGATATTCTCCTCTATAGCCTTCAGCTGTCTGACCGGCTGGGTATAGATCTGCTGCAGGCGGCGCAGGCCAAACTGATCCGTAATGGAGAAAAGTACCCCGCCGACCAGGTGCGCGGCAGCGCACGCAAATACACCGAGTACTAG
- a CDS encoding TonB-dependent receptor: MYELKNRCLRNCAALTGFASSLLFTGIAQAQLPPQGENIESIVITGSRIARDGYNAPTPVSVLSTEDIDAEAPASIAEFAMTLPSIQGSTTATTNSGSLSNGQSGIAALNLRALGTGRTLVLFDGQRSVASSSVGQVDTNTFPQSLIERVEVVSGGASSAYGSDAIAGVVNFILDKDFTGVTTAIEYGEVSEYGAGNERLEFTAGSDFADGKGHLLFSTEYFDQQGIRDTDADWQKVGHVGIVNPDKSPGAPYFYVGENIGISGYTPGGLIVDTALKGTYFGEGGQIGQLQYGEVSNLWMIGGDWRYAQSSILGTNSLQADSTRKSVFGRASWELTPDIEIFAQGSWAGYEGDSDYIRPTDRNRRIQIDNAFLPQAIRDQMIAEGITSFRLSSARQDIPLSGANNRRATSRFVVGADGSFDMAGKNFQWNTYYQTGLTDTDEHQNPTWNFANLAAASDAVFNDDGEIVCRSDVAGCVPLNSFGVGVASPEALEFVLGRPRREQEFTQDVVAFNITSTDFEGWAGNIGLAAGFEWRRDEVDGFVDPKYASGWKYGNYKVTTGQQTVREAYVEAVVPLLASLEFSGAARRTDYSNSGGVNTWKAGLNYSPIDDITFRLTQSRDIRAPNLSELFDAGTARSNSVDIGGASVPFIQNLQGTPSVGPEEADAFGFGVVLQPSFLPGFATSIDYYDIEVDGVIGFLSAEQVANACFLFNQQNYCDQLRYDSAGVLQFIDLKYENLTSLVSEGVDIEASYAMDLGPGEMSLRFMTTHYMSNATDDGVTVRERAGENTGSTPDWVYRGTARYSVNNLSFVLTARGHSDGVIDNRWIECTSACPVSTNTDNRTINDNSIDGQWFFDGYASYGFEMAGGQGEFFVSVKNLFDTDPELVAYPLNQGSENRAGYQPANRLLSDVLGRNFRIGMRYEF, translated from the coding sequence ATGTATGAATTAAAGAATCGCTGTTTACGAAACTGCGCAGCCTTAACAGGCTTCGCCAGTTCGTTATTATTCACCGGCATAGCGCAGGCGCAGCTACCGCCTCAGGGTGAGAATATAGAATCAATAGTCATTACGGGGTCACGTATCGCACGCGATGGTTATAACGCACCCACTCCTGTCTCGGTATTGTCCACAGAGGATATTGACGCGGAGGCACCTGCCAGTATCGCTGAATTCGCCATGACATTGCCTTCGATTCAGGGCAGTACAACAGCAACGACCAATTCCGGGTCTTTGAGCAATGGTCAATCGGGCATCGCCGCGCTGAATCTGCGCGCCCTGGGCACAGGCCGGACTCTGGTATTGTTCGACGGCCAGCGGTCCGTTGCGTCGTCTTCAGTGGGGCAGGTTGATACCAATACCTTTCCACAGTCATTGATCGAGCGTGTTGAAGTGGTATCAGGCGGGGCATCTTCTGCCTATGGTTCTGATGCGATAGCCGGGGTTGTCAACTTTATCCTGGATAAAGACTTCACAGGCGTCACAACAGCGATTGAATACGGCGAAGTATCCGAGTACGGTGCAGGCAACGAGCGCCTGGAATTTACTGCAGGCAGCGACTTTGCCGATGGCAAAGGGCACCTCTTGTTCAGTACCGAGTATTTTGATCAGCAGGGTATTCGCGATACAGACGCTGACTGGCAGAAGGTGGGTCACGTAGGCATCGTCAACCCGGATAAGAGTCCGGGGGCACCTTATTTTTATGTGGGTGAGAACATCGGCATCAGCGGTTACACCCCTGGCGGCTTGATCGTTGATACGGCACTGAAAGGAACCTATTTCGGCGAGGGTGGCCAAATAGGTCAACTCCAATACGGTGAAGTCTCCAACCTGTGGATGATTGGTGGTGACTGGCGTTACGCACAATCCTCTATCCTGGGCACAAACTCTCTGCAAGCCGACTCTACCCGGAAGAGTGTGTTCGGGCGAGCCAGCTGGGAACTGACACCCGATATAGAAATATTCGCCCAGGGTTCGTGGGCCGGCTATGAAGGGGACAGTGATTACATACGCCCCACAGACCGAAACCGGCGCATTCAGATTGATAACGCCTTCCTGCCGCAGGCTATTCGTGATCAGATGATAGCGGAAGGTATTACCAGCTTTCGCCTGAGCAGCGCACGGCAGGATATTCCATTGTCTGGCGCCAACAACAGGCGTGCGACGAGTCGCTTCGTTGTTGGTGCGGACGGCTCCTTCGACATGGCCGGTAAGAATTTCCAATGGAATACCTACTACCAGACCGGCCTTACGGATACCGATGAGCACCAGAATCCCACCTGGAATTTCGCAAATCTGGCTGCCGCCTCCGATGCTGTCTTCAACGACGACGGCGAGATCGTCTGCCGATCTGATGTCGCCGGCTGTGTCCCTCTGAATTCATTCGGTGTTGGCGTCGCCAGCCCGGAAGCGCTGGAATTTGTACTGGGACGACCGCGACGTGAGCAGGAGTTCACGCAGGATGTCGTTGCATTCAACATTACCAGCACCGACTTCGAGGGCTGGGCTGGAAACATCGGCCTGGCCGCTGGCTTCGAATGGCGAAGGGACGAGGTGGATGGTTTTGTAGATCCGAAGTATGCCAGTGGCTGGAAATACGGCAACTACAAGGTTACTACGGGTCAGCAGACTGTCAGAGAGGCCTACGTAGAAGCTGTTGTGCCGTTACTGGCAAGCCTGGAATTCAGCGGTGCGGCCCGTCGCACCGACTACAGTAACTCCGGCGGCGTGAACACCTGGAAGGCAGGCCTGAACTATTCACCCATCGACGACATCACCTTCCGATTAACGCAATCACGGGATATTCGTGCGCCCAACCTGAGCGAGTTGTTTGATGCGGGCACGGCACGCAGCAACTCGGTTGATATCGGCGGTGCCTCGGTGCCCTTCATTCAGAACCTGCAGGGCACGCCAAGCGTAGGCCCTGAAGAGGCAGATGCGTTCGGATTCGGCGTTGTCTTGCAACCAAGCTTCCTGCCGGGATTTGCGACATCCATTGATTACTATGACATTGAAGTAGATGGTGTAATCGGTTTCCTTAGCGCGGAACAGGTAGCCAATGCCTGTTTCCTTTTCAACCAGCAGAACTATTGTGATCAACTACGCTACGACTCTGCGGGCGTCCTACAGTTCATCGATCTGAAATACGAGAATCTGACGTCCCTGGTGTCAGAGGGTGTGGATATCGAGGCCAGTTACGCAATGGACCTGGGCCCCGGTGAAATGAGCCTGCGCTTCATGACTACACATTACATGAGCAATGCCACTGACGACGGTGTAACCGTGAGGGAACGGGCCGGCGAGAACACTGGAAGCACGCCTGACTGGGTTTATAGAGGTACTGCCCGCTACAGCGTGAACAACTTGTCCTTCGTTTTAACCGCCCGTGGGCATAGTGATGGCGTCATAGACAATCGCTGGATCGAATGCACTTCTGCCTGCCCAGTTTCAACCAATACGGACAACCGGACCATCAATGACAACAGTATTGATGGCCAGTGGTTCTTTGACGGCTACGCCTCATATGGTTTCGAAATGGCCGGCGGACAGGGTGAGTTCTTTGTTTCGGTTAAGAATCTGTTCGATACTGATCCCGAACTCGTTGCTTATCCGCTTAATCAAGGTTCAGAGAACCGGGCAGGTTATCAACCGGCTAACCGTCTCCTCAGCGATGTACTGGGCAGGAACTTTCGTATAGGAATGCGCTACGAGTTCTAG
- a CDS encoding peptidase dimerization domain-containing protein — protein MSIKQELMSAIDDQAKLAQVMNDMIFSFGELGFQEFETSNYLTGILSENGFEVAQGISGIPTAWMASWGQGEPVIALGSDIDGIPKSSQKPGVAYQDPIIPGAPGHGEGHNSGQVVNILAALTVKRFLEENGLPGTIKIWPGVAEEQLGTKAYYVRDGYFDDVDAVLFSHVSNQLGTRWGGGRGNGLVSVQYDFHGETAHSAGAPWRGRSAADAVTLMDIGMNFRREHLRLSQRTHSVVVDGGDQPNVVPSLASIWYYFRETDYDHIKELWDIGNDMAQGAALMTNTTWDSTVLGTAWPGHFNKSIAERATEHADMVGMPEWSDEDIKLAKAVQAEIGVPQEGLVTEVQELTDPPDPARNTGGGSDDIGDISWQVPTIVQGYPANIPNLPGHNWVNAIAMATPIAHKGIVAGAKVQALTLFDLLTDEALLEDAQTYFQEVQTRDTSYIPLLRPEDEPATHLNTEIMEAFRPMMREYYYIPEQFNTYLDQLGITYPTVREQ, from the coding sequence ATGTCGATAAAGCAAGAGTTGATGTCTGCAATCGATGACCAGGCGAAACTCGCTCAGGTCATGAATGACATGATATTCAGCTTTGGCGAACTTGGCTTCCAGGAGTTTGAAACATCAAATTACCTGACTGGCATACTATCCGAAAACGGCTTTGAAGTTGCGCAGGGCATTTCTGGCATACCAACCGCCTGGATGGCGAGCTGGGGACAAGGGGAGCCCGTAATTGCGTTAGGGTCTGATATTGACGGCATTCCCAAGTCTTCTCAGAAACCCGGTGTAGCCTACCAGGACCCTATTATCCCGGGAGCACCAGGTCATGGAGAAGGGCATAACTCCGGGCAGGTGGTAAATATTCTTGCCGCCTTGACCGTCAAACGGTTTCTCGAAGAAAACGGATTACCTGGCACTATTAAAATCTGGCCCGGGGTTGCAGAAGAACAGCTTGGCACCAAGGCCTACTACGTGCGCGACGGTTACTTTGATGATGTCGATGCCGTACTCTTCTCACATGTTTCCAATCAATTGGGCACGCGATGGGGAGGTGGCCGGGGTAACGGCCTGGTTTCAGTTCAATACGACTTTCATGGCGAAACCGCACACAGCGCAGGTGCTCCCTGGCGGGGTCGCAGCGCCGCTGACGCAGTCACGTTAATGGACATCGGCATGAATTTCCGCCGCGAACATTTGCGTTTATCTCAGCGGACTCACTCCGTGGTAGTCGACGGTGGGGACCAGCCAAATGTTGTCCCGTCACTGGCCAGTATCTGGTACTACTTCAGGGAAACTGATTACGATCACATCAAGGAGTTATGGGATATTGGCAACGATATGGCACAAGGCGCCGCATTGATGACCAATACGACCTGGGACTCTACTGTACTTGGCACCGCCTGGCCGGGACACTTCAATAAGTCTATCGCCGAACGGGCAACGGAACACGCTGATATGGTAGGAATGCCGGAATGGTCTGACGAGGACATCAAGCTTGCCAAAGCCGTGCAGGCGGAAATCGGTGTACCCCAAGAAGGCCTGGTGACCGAAGTTCAGGAATTAACAGATCCGCCTGACCCGGCGAGAAATACCGGGGGCGGCTCCGACGACATTGGTGATATATCCTGGCAGGTGCCGACAATCGTACAGGGCTATCCAGCGAACATTCCGAATCTGCCCGGCCACAACTGGGTAAATGCTATTGCTATGGCCACTCCAATTGCCCACAAAGGCATCGTGGCCGGTGCAAAAGTACAAGCGCTGACGCTTTTTGATTTGCTGACTGACGAAGCCCTGTTAGAAGATGCACAGACTTACTTTCAGGAAGTGCAAACCAGGGATACTTCCTATATTCCCCTGCTACGTCCCGAGGATGAACCGGCTACTCACTTGAATACTGAAATCATGGAAGCTTTCAGACCAATGATGCGGGAGTATTACTATATTCCGGAGCAGTTCAACACCTACCTCGACCAGCTGGGTATCACCTATCCAACTGTTCGTGAACAGTAG
- a CDS encoding tetratricopeptide repeat protein: MLLSAACVPTDQTSITLSESIKWYTGEMGEVDDSRARQLLESAAETQDPLAIMWMARVYSTGRMTFTADKALAINIAESVIAEIESLAEKGNPEAMFLMGTAFAEGLAKPVDPGLAVGWYRRAAKRGNTLAIHNMGNVYAAGTGVGQSDEKAVKWWRQAAEMGDVIPQLRLAEMYEQGRGTGRDLDQAIFWYRDAAGRGNTAAAAALSRLGVSQ; this comes from the coding sequence ATGTTGTTGTCAGCGGCGTGCGTGCCCACTGACCAGACTTCTATCACGTTGTCTGAGTCGATTAAATGGTATACCGGAGAGATGGGCGAAGTTGATGACAGCCGTGCCCGTCAATTGCTGGAAAGTGCCGCGGAAACTCAAGATCCATTGGCTATAATGTGGATGGCGCGCGTGTACTCAACCGGCCGTATGACCTTTACAGCCGACAAGGCGCTGGCAATAAATATTGCAGAGTCAGTCATAGCAGAAATAGAATCTCTGGCTGAAAAAGGAAACCCCGAGGCGATGTTTCTCATGGGAACGGCTTTCGCAGAGGGTTTGGCGAAGCCGGTCGACCCCGGACTGGCGGTCGGATGGTACCGGCGCGCAGCGAAACGAGGAAACACCCTCGCGATTCATAATATGGGTAATGTATACGCGGCTGGCACTGGCGTGGGTCAGAGCGATGAAAAGGCCGTAAAATGGTGGCGGCAAGCGGCCGAAATGGGGGATGTAATCCCGCAGTTACGGCTGGCAGAGATGTATGAGCAGGGTAGGGGAACAGGCCGGGATCTGGATCAGGCAATCTTCTGGTATCGGGACGCAGCAGGCCGCGGCAATACTGCCGCCGCGGCAGCTTTATCCAGGCTTGGTGTTTCTCAGTAA
- a CDS encoding M20/M25/M40 family metallo-hydrolase — protein MKRAKHAFSTRNLGLFSAIAMALLACGEESTVTSTPALPTSTNQSVAAPAASPGLGIRPVADETVSINMDEIHSEELKEIFAYIDENIDEHVLNLRRWIQQPSISNTGEGIQESAYMVKGFFDQLGCQKTAVYDVGITDWGQQGNPVVYADCDEGAEKTLAIYWMYDTMPVTQPDLWKAPPFEGRLVEQAPYAKVMIGRGATNSKGPQMTQLNALMSIKAVTGKLPVNLIFIAEGDEERMSIGYRKFVRDHPELVAHADAMYRFGRQGGISGGSEGSVFVELITSGAAWGKGPNYSNIHGGNKRSVDAPAWRHIKMLSTLVDETGNKVMFDGFYENIEPLKEAELAKLKASAERIDMEVAARNLGVERFIADDPLEYLTMARYGTSMNLDGIWGGNMFEGGSGAILPNRIVSKHNFRYVPFQDGMDIVAKLRAHLDKFGYEDVEINVVGDVPWAKMTYDNDIARAVMKTFDTFGISYDDPVEGTASMLGGYWPAYLFAGDVMDIPIVSGQAGSGGNAHAANEYFVIEGANGMYGMAGGEKSVATVLYNYAGLNEPAQ, from the coding sequence GTGAAAAGAGCTAAGCATGCTTTCAGCACTCGCAATCTCGGGTTGTTCTCAGCGATAGCAATGGCACTTCTGGCTTGCGGCGAGGAGTCAACTGTCACAAGCACGCCCGCGCTTCCTACCAGTACAAACCAGTCAGTAGCAGCGCCTGCGGCGAGCCCCGGCCTGGGCATCAGACCAGTGGCCGACGAGACTGTGTCTATCAATATGGATGAGATACATTCGGAAGAGCTTAAAGAGATCTTTGCTTATATCGATGAGAATATCGATGAACATGTGTTGAATCTGCGGCGCTGGATACAACAGCCGAGTATTTCCAATACCGGTGAAGGTATCCAGGAATCCGCCTACATGGTGAAAGGCTTCTTCGATCAGCTGGGCTGTCAGAAAACTGCTGTTTACGATGTCGGAATTACAGATTGGGGCCAGCAGGGCAACCCTGTAGTCTATGCCGATTGTGATGAAGGCGCCGAGAAAACCCTGGCGATTTACTGGATGTACGACACTATGCCAGTGACTCAGCCGGATCTCTGGAAAGCGCCGCCATTCGAAGGCCGATTGGTGGAGCAGGCTCCCTATGCCAAAGTCATGATCGGACGCGGTGCAACCAATTCGAAAGGTCCACAGATGACCCAACTGAATGCCCTGATGTCGATCAAGGCTGTTACAGGAAAACTGCCGGTAAATCTGATCTTCATCGCAGAAGGTGATGAAGAACGCATGTCCATTGGCTACAGGAAATTTGTCCGCGACCATCCCGAACTCGTGGCTCACGCGGATGCCATGTACCGCTTCGGGCGGCAAGGCGGTATCAGTGGTGGCTCCGAAGGAAGTGTCTTCGTTGAACTGATTACCAGCGGAGCAGCATGGGGGAAAGGACCCAACTACAGCAATATCCACGGTGGCAACAAGCGTTCGGTGGATGCACCGGCATGGCGGCATATCAAGATGTTATCGACGCTCGTCGATGAGACCGGCAACAAAGTCATGTTTGACGGCTTCTATGAAAACATCGAGCCTTTGAAAGAGGCCGAACTGGCGAAGTTGAAAGCGTCGGCTGAGCGCATCGACATGGAAGTGGCCGCGAGAAATCTCGGCGTAGAACGTTTCATTGCGGACGATCCACTTGAATACCTGACCATGGCACGCTACGGGACCTCTATGAACCTTGACGGCATCTGGGGCGGGAACATGTTTGAAGGGGGCTCCGGCGCCATTCTGCCCAATCGCATAGTTTCCAAGCATAACTTCCGGTATGTACCGTTCCAGGATGGCATGGATATTGTGGCGAAGCTGCGCGCGCATCTGGACAAATTCGGTTATGAAGATGTAGAGATCAATGTTGTCGGCGATGTGCCCTGGGCGAAGATGACCTACGACAACGATATTGCCCGCGCGGTAATGAAGACATTTGATACCTTTGGGATCAGCTACGACGACCCGGTCGAGGGGACGGCATCGATGCTTGGTGGCTACTGGCCCGCCTACCTGTTCGCGGGAGACGTAATGGATATCCCAATCGTGAGCGGTCAGGCTGGATCGGGGGGCAACGCCCACGCAGCCAATGAGTACTTCGTTATAGAAGGCGCGAATGGCATGTACGGGATGGCCGGTGGCGAGAAATCAGTTGCTACCGTACTGTACAATTATGCTGGACTGAACGAGCCTGCCCAGTAA
- a CDS encoding ABC transporter ATP-binding protein, whose amino-acid sequence MSVISLENIKKIYELGDHSVHALSGVSLDINESEFVTITGASGSGKSTLMHIIGCLDTPTSGSYLLNGKDVSNLPRQDLADVRNKQIGFVFQGFNLLPRTTAVENVEVPLLYSRPVLPASERRKLALQALDSLGLSDRADHHPSQLSGGQQQRVAIARALVNSPSLILADEPTGNLDTKTSIEVMNLLRDLREQHGITIVLITHEPEIAAYGSRIISIRDGLIVSDTPNTPTESTLQDPPLVSDVAAAS is encoded by the coding sequence ATGTCAGTTATTTCTTTAGAAAACATCAAAAAGATCTATGAGCTCGGTGACCATTCAGTGCACGCGCTGAGTGGTGTCTCTCTGGACATCAACGAAAGTGAGTTCGTAACCATTACCGGCGCCTCTGGATCGGGAAAATCCACGCTGATGCATATCATTGGCTGCCTTGATACACCAACCAGCGGCAGCTATTTACTCAATGGCAAAGATGTCTCGAACCTGCCGCGTCAGGATCTGGCTGATGTTCGGAATAAGCAGATAGGCTTCGTGTTTCAAGGCTTCAACCTGCTGCCCAGAACAACGGCTGTCGAGAATGTCGAAGTGCCCCTGTTATATTCAAGACCCGTATTACCAGCCTCTGAACGACGTAAATTGGCACTGCAGGCTCTCGATTCCCTTGGCCTTTCCGACCGGGCGGATCATCATCCAAGCCAGCTCTCCGGCGGCCAGCAACAACGCGTGGCAATCGCCCGGGCGTTGGTAAACAGCCCATCCTTGATACTTGCCGACGAGCCCACCGGCAACCTTGACACAAAAACCAGTATCGAAGTGATGAACCTGCTTCGCGACTTGCGCGAGCAACATGGTATAACTATCGTTCTCATTACCCATGAACCAGAAATTGCTGCCTATGGCTCGCGCATTATTTCCATAAGAGATGGCCTGATAGTCAGTGACACACCCAACACTCCGACTGAATCCACCCTGCAGGATCCACCACTGGTGAGCGACGTCGCCGCAGCCAGCTGA
- a CDS encoding ABC transporter permease codes for MRERAHFLILAAQSLQRNWMQASLAMLGVTVGVGALVASMALGRGAQEEIKDQLLAAGANMIVVTAGNYQVERAQGASAPADHGSIQREDFGRFIAQTADYYPSVKPFQFMQATAQPRFIKAHFEDDPMAEHDHPTASERLGDAMAGLGAAATLTLEDATAIRDSLPGVQFVASGVHENARIVVAADESRQWFTRLHGTEAELPEIRRGWTFPYGNFLSRRQVNNAEQVMVLGRVVADRLFGDSVNPVGDKVLLWNQEFEIVGVVGSRTWTAQPTAGDDQFDAVYVPVSTIHRLLNLSKLNTITVTTRSAGETTQISRQIVDLLRVRHGISDQMPDDFTVKTQAQELLGSGLSPDLARVVAGNMTSVDELTIEQLSSSLQRSNRTMLALLAGVAGVSLLVGGIGVMNLLLLSVTQRTREVGLRMAMGARGSDIAMQFVLESLVLSLLGGLLGAFVGVIAANVLETFFQWSTDISFLSMFIAIAVAVLLGMIASVYPARRAAILDPIGALNHE; via the coding sequence ATGCGTGAGAGAGCGCACTTTTTGATTCTGGCAGCCCAGTCATTGCAACGCAATTGGATGCAGGCCTCCCTGGCCATGCTGGGCGTAACTGTTGGTGTTGGCGCATTGGTTGCCAGCATGGCACTGGGTCGGGGTGCCCAGGAAGAAATCAAGGATCAGCTTCTCGCTGCCGGTGCCAATATGATCGTGGTTACGGCAGGCAATTATCAGGTTGAACGAGCTCAAGGCGCTAGTGCACCGGCAGATCACGGCAGCATTCAGCGTGAAGACTTTGGCAGGTTTATCGCACAGACCGCTGATTACTATCCTTCAGTCAAGCCGTTTCAATTTATGCAAGCGACAGCGCAACCGCGTTTCATCAAGGCACATTTCGAAGATGATCCCATGGCGGAGCATGATCACCCCACGGCCAGTGAGCGGCTTGGTGATGCCATGGCCGGGCTTGGTGCTGCCGCCACGCTGACTCTCGAGGATGCGACAGCCATAAGAGATTCCCTTCCCGGGGTCCAGTTCGTCGCTTCAGGTGTCCATGAGAACGCACGTATCGTGGTGGCTGCTGACGAATCCCGGCAATGGTTCACCCGCCTGCATGGCACTGAGGCAGAGCTACCGGAAATACGCCGTGGCTGGACTTTTCCCTATGGTAATTTCCTGTCCCGGAGACAGGTGAACAATGCCGAGCAGGTGATGGTGCTGGGCCGTGTTGTTGCCGACAGACTGTTCGGCGACAGTGTGAATCCCGTCGGAGATAAGGTACTGCTCTGGAACCAGGAGTTCGAAATTGTCGGCGTTGTTGGCAGTCGCACCTGGACCGCCCAGCCCACGGCGGGTGACGACCAGTTTGATGCTGTCTATGTGCCTGTAAGTACCATTCATCGACTTCTTAATCTGAGCAAGCTGAACACCATCACCGTCACGACCCGTTCGGCCGGTGAGACTACGCAAATATCCCGCCAGATCGTCGATCTGCTTCGGGTAAGGCATGGTATTTCAGATCAGATGCCGGATGATTTTACGGTGAAGACCCAGGCCCAGGAACTTCTCGGTAGCGGTCTGTCGCCTGACCTGGCTCGTGTCGTCGCAGGCAATATGACCAGCGTCGATGAACTCACTATTGAACAACTTTCCAGTTCGCTGCAACGATCTAACCGCACCATGCTGGCACTGCTTGCGGGAGTGGCCGGTGTTTCACTGCTGGTTGGTGGCATCGGAGTGATGAACCTGCTGCTGCTTTCTGTCACCCAGCGTACCCGGGAAGTCGGACTGCGCATGGCTATGGGGGCGAGAGGCAGCGATATTGCCATGCAGTTCGTTCTTGAATCGTTAGTCCTCAGTCTGCTTGGCGGGCTGCTGGGTGCATTCGTTGGGGTTATCGCTGCGAATGTTCTGGAGACTTTCTTTCAGTGGTCTACAGACATTTCTTTTCTTTCAATGTTCATAGCTATTGCCGTAGCCGTGCTGCTGGGCATGATTGCCAGCGTTTACCCGGCGCGGCGCGCCGCAATACTGGACCCGATCGGTGCGCTCAACCATGAGTAA
- a CDS encoding ABC transporter permease → MPINLQLALKSLVQNRLQALLTLSGMSIGVAMVVLVSGLGLGARQQIESQIQSAGPTLITIKSGNFRPPGITTSGEQDSGGGEVSEGAVGGYELGFTDVLEYDAAVKDARARIQAPRRGTVRSPAWPLTMQEYQLLSQNTTDVRLVAGSLAGNISLDETINETVRIARTVGIHSDWPEIQGWELIAGRLFTKAEQTQSLPVLLVSDVVANRLWDLESATGQTVTLRGTEFQVVGVIRGDTEEGSALIVPTLYMPLSLAQNLLGRDDLDVINLRTSSVGKTTEVANAIKASLRVLRQLPDDTLDDFRVETQSTAAMPSLGTDPRLARAVHSNIVEFEQEAWEEMALSLRQAGRTFTLLLSAAAAVSLLVGGIGVMNIMLVSVAARTREIGLRMAMGARVDDVMVQFLVEAVTLAALGGIIGLGLGAAGLAVAEYGLNWATAISPVMLLIAVVMAALTGMIFGYGPARRAANLDPVVALKAE, encoded by the coding sequence ATGCCCATTAATCTTCAATTGGCTTTGAAGTCGCTGGTACAGAACCGCCTGCAGGCGCTGCTTACCCTCAGTGGCATGAGTATTGGGGTGGCTATGGTCGTTCTGGTTTCAGGTCTTGGCCTGGGAGCCCGGCAACAGATCGAATCCCAGATACAGAGCGCCGGGCCGACCCTGATCACAATTAAATCCGGGAATTTTCGCCCACCGGGTATTACCACCAGCGGCGAGCAGGACAGTGGCGGTGGCGAGGTCTCTGAGGGTGCTGTGGGTGGTTACGAGCTCGGATTTACCGATGTGCTTGAGTACGATGCAGCTGTGAAAGACGCCCGCGCCCGCATCCAGGCGCCCAGGCGGGGCACAGTGAGGTCTCCTGCCTGGCCTTTGACCATGCAGGAATACCAACTGCTGAGCCAGAATACGACGGACGTGCGACTGGTCGCCGGCAGCCTGGCAGGCAATATCAGTCTGGACGAAACCATCAATGAAACCGTGCGTATTGCCCGCACCGTCGGTATCCATTCCGACTGGCCTGAAATTCAGGGCTGGGAGCTGATCGCCGGCCGGCTCTTCACGAAAGCAGAGCAGACACAGTCACTTCCCGTTCTGCTGGTCAGCGATGTAGTGGCTAACAGGCTATGGGATCTGGAGTCGGCAACAGGTCAGACAGTGACATTGCGGGGGACAGAATTTCAGGTAGTGGGGGTAATTCGTGGCGATACCGAAGAAGGCAGCGCGTTAATTGTACCCACCCTTTACATGCCACTGTCGCTGGCGCAAAACCTGTTGGGCAGAGACGATCTTGATGTCATCAATCTGCGCACCAGTTCCGTGGGTAAAACCACCGAAGTAGCCAACGCCATAAAGGCATCCCTTCGCGTGCTCAGACAGCTCCCGGACGACACGCTTGACGATTTCCGCGTCGAAACCCAGAGCACTGCAGCAATGCCCAGCCTCGGAACAGACCCCCGTCTGGCAAGGGCGGTGCATTCAAACATCGTCGAATTTGAGCAGGAAGCCTGGGAAGAAATGGCGCTTAGCCTGCGACAGGCCGGGCGCACTTTCACCCTGCTGCTCTCGGCGGCTGCCGCCGTGTCTCTGCTGGTAGGCGGCATCGGTGTCATGAATATCATGTTGGTCTCTGTTGCGGCGCGGACCCGGGAAATTGGCTTACGCATGGCCATGGGAGCGCGCGTCGATGACGTAATGGTGCAGTTTCTGGTAGAGGCCGTCACATTGGCGGCACTTGGTGGAATTATCGGCCTGGGCCTGGGTGCCGCAGGTCTGGCGGTAGCCGAATATGGCCTGAACTGGGCCACTGCGATATCGCCAGTCATGCTTCTCATTGCGGTAGTTATGGCGGCTCTTACAGGCATGATCTTTGGCTATGGACCGGCTCGTCGCGCAGCCAATCTGGACCCTGTCGTAGCCTTGAAGGCTGAATAA